One stretch of Streptococcus australis DNA includes these proteins:
- a CDS encoding HsdM family class I SAM-dependent methyltransferase, with amino-acid sequence MNETYKAQVKDLVDDLKAVFTHAGLGGEAGEYKLLTQSFLYKFLNDKFLYQAKILDESNTYENLLAMSEEDYDWLLEDIGTSTAWLKPDQLIETLHRQQNEPTFYETFENTLNQIAIDNNDIFSVHTDGDISIRLFDERLITDTISDSSKRNEVAKSIINLLARVKFDEDIFSQGFDFFSTLFEYMIKDYNKDGGGKYAEYYTPHSVAKIIADILVGNDQPSNVRIYDPSAGSGTLLMNLASRIGVNKTTVYSQDISQKSSNLLRLNLILNGLQHSIHNIVQGNTIIANRHPEKMDYIVSNPPFKLDFSEWRDQVETLPEASERFFAGVPKVPAKSKDKMAIYELFVQHIIYSLKPDGQAAVVLPTGFITAQSGIDKTIRQHLVDNQMLAGVVSMPSNIFATTGTNVSILFIDKKNKGDVVLIDASSLGTKVKEGKNQKTVLSPEEEQKVVETFIKKEAVEDFSVTVSYEDIKEKNYSLSAGQYFDIKIDYVDITAEEFEAKMTAFQNKLSDLFQQSHALEQEIEEQMKGIKYE; translated from the coding sequence ATGAATGAAACATACAAAGCCCAAGTCAAAGACTTGGTAGATGATTTGAAAGCTGTCTTTACCCACGCGGGACTAGGAGGAGAAGCGGGTGAGTACAAACTCCTCACCCAGTCCTTCCTCTACAAATTTTTAAATGACAAGTTTTTGTATCAAGCCAAGATCCTAGATGAGTCCAACACCTATGAAAACTTGTTGGCTATGAGTGAGGAAGACTACGACTGGCTCTTGGAGGATATCGGTACCAGCACCGCTTGGCTCAAGCCAGACCAGTTGATCGAAACCCTCCACCGTCAGCAAAATGAGCCGACTTTCTACGAAACTTTTGAAAATACCCTCAACCAGATAGCCATTGACAATAACGATATCTTCTCTGTGCATACAGACGGCGACATATCTATTCGTCTCTTTGATGAGCGTTTGATTACAGATACCATATCAGATAGCAGTAAGCGCAACGAAGTGGCAAAATCTATCATCAATCTCCTTGCTCGTGTCAAGTTTGACGAAGATATCTTTTCACAAGGCTTCGACTTTTTCTCGACTCTCTTTGAGTATATGATCAAGGACTACAATAAAGATGGAGGTGGCAAGTATGCCGAGTACTATACGCCTCACTCTGTAGCTAAGATTATCGCGGATATCTTGGTAGGAAATGACCAGCCATCAAACGTGCGCATCTATGACCCATCTGCTGGTTCTGGAACCTTGCTGATGAATCTGGCTAGTCGTATCGGTGTGAATAAGACCACTGTTTATAGTCAGGATATCTCGCAAAAGTCATCCAATCTCCTCCGTCTCAATCTGATCTTGAATGGACTACAGCACTCCATTCATAATATCGTACAGGGAAATACTATCATCGCCAATCGTCATCCTGAAAAAATGGACTATATCGTGTCTAACCCTCCTTTCAAGCTGGACTTTTCAGAGTGGCGTGACCAAGTGGAGACCTTGCCAGAAGCCAGTGAGCGTTTCTTTGCAGGGGTGCCAAAGGTTCCAGCCAAGTCTAAGGACAAGATGGCGATCTATGAGCTATTTGTCCAGCATATCATCTACTCCCTGAAACCAGATGGTCAGGCAGCTGTTGTCTTGCCGACAGGTTTTATCACTGCCCAGTCAGGGATTGACAAGACTATCCGCCAACACCTGGTGGACAATCAAATGCTGGCAGGTGTCGTTTCTATGCCGTCTAATATCTTTGCGACAACAGGTACCAACGTTTCCATCCTATTTATCGATAAGAAAAACAAGGGAGATGTCGTCCTCATCGATGCCTCAAGCCTCGGAACCAAGGTCAAGGAGGGCAAGAACCAAAAGACCGTGCTCTCTCCTGAGGAAGAGCAGAAAGTCGTCGAGACCTTTATCAAGAAAGAAGCCGTCGAAGACTTTTCTGTCACGGTCTCTTATGAGGATATCAAGGAGAAAAACTACTCTCTCAGCGCAGGTCAATACTTTGACATCAAGATCGACTATGTAGATATCACAGCAGAAGAGTTTGAAGCCAAGATGACCGCCTTTCAAAACAAACTCTCAGACCTCTTCCAGCAATCGCATGCACTGGAGCAGGAGATTGAAGAGCAGATGAAGGGGATCAAGTATGAGTAG
- a CDS encoding restriction endonuclease subunit S, producing the protein MSSIRLGEIGKISMCKRILKSQTNEFSGIPFYKISTFGATPTVYIDEKIYREYKEKYSYPKKGDILISAAGTIGKTVIFDGEDSYFQDSNIVWIENDESKVTNQFLYYFLQTNPFITTNGSTIKRLYNDNLRDTKIPNVPSIQQQNQITDILGALDKKIQTNNQINQELEAMAKTLYDYWFVQFDFPDQNGKPYKSSGEKMVYHPELKREIPEGWGVEKLGDLAQFKNGINYEKISSGSEKVKIINVRNISSSTIFINQADLDEIFLENDKSTNFIVNERMILITRSGIPGATRLVSELEAKTVYSGFIIASEVNDLIYKNLIFCYLKNVEEVLKNQSAGTIMKNISQSVLTDMVISLPPQNVLLKFNSIIDNLLEQMKNVQKQNQELTQLRDWLLPMLMNGQVKVE; encoded by the coding sequence ATGAGTAGTATAAGGCTAGGGGAGATTGGAAAAATTTCAATGTGTAAGAGAATATTGAAATCTCAGACAAATGAATTTTCAGGAATCCCTTTTTATAAAATCTCAACGTTCGGTGCTACTCCGACAGTCTATATTGATGAAAAGATTTATCGTGAATACAAAGAAAAATATTCATATCCTAAAAAAGGTGATATTTTAATTTCTGCTGCTGGAACAATTGGGAAAACAGTAATATTTGATGGAGAAGATTCTTATTTTCAGGATTCCAATATAGTATGGATAGAAAATGATGAATCAAAGGTAACAAATCAGTTTCTTTATTATTTTTTACAGACAAATCCTTTTATTACCACAAATGGAAGTACCATAAAAAGATTATATAACGATAATTTAAGAGATACTAAGATACCGAATGTTCCTTCAATCCAACAACAAAATCAAATAACAGATATTTTGGGTGCTTTAGACAAAAAAATCCAAACCAACAACCAAATCAACCAAGAGTTGGAAGCCATGGCTAAGACCCTCTATGACTACTGGTTTGTCCAGTTTGATTTCCCAGACCAGAATGGCAAACCCTATAAATCATCAGGCGAAAAGATGGTCTATCACCCAGAACTCAAACGCGAAATCCCAGAAGGGTGGGGAGTGGAGAAGTTGGGGGATTTGGCACAATTTAAAAATGGTATTAACTATGAAAAAATTTCTAGTGGAAGTGAAAAGGTTAAAATCATTAATGTTAGAAATATCTCATCATCAACAATATTTATCAACCAAGCAGACTTAGATGAAATATTTTTAGAGAATGATAAATCAACAAATTTTATTGTTAATGAGAGAATGATTTTAATCACAAGAAGTGGTATCCCAGGAGCTACACGCTTAGTGTCAGAACTTGAAGCAAAAACTGTATATTCTGGATTTATTATTGCATCAGAAGTTAATGATTTGATTTATAAAAATTTGATTTTCTGCTACTTAAAAAATGTTGAAGAAGTATTAAAAAATCAATCAGCAGGGACTATCATGAAAAACATTTCTCAATCAGTTCTTACTGATATGGTTATTTCACTTCCTCCCCAAAATGTTCTGTTGAAATTTAATTCAATCATTGATAACTTACTTGAACAAATGAAAAATGTTCAAAAACAAAACCAAGAACTCACCCAACTGCGCGATTGGCTCTTGCCAATGCTGATGAATGGACAGGTGAAGGTGGAGTAG